In a single window of the Bacillus mycoides genome:
- a CDS encoding DUF2535 family protein: MITKSFYFTHATGNCIKIFEIPVLQTQHPLAFLIQSRLQLFIAKIQKHKNPRFSYSFREYLQSCLKWNDYSNVYKTNTLEKNA; the protein is encoded by the coding sequence GTGATTACGAAAAGTTTTTATTTCACTCATGCAACAGGGAATTGTATTAAAATATTTGAAATCCCTGTCCTACAAACACAGCATCCATTAGCGTTTCTAATTCAGTCTCGTCTTCAATTGTTTATTGCGAAAATTCAAAAACATAAAAACCCAAGATTCTCGTACTCTTTCCGTGAATATTTACAAAGTTGTTTGAAGTGGAATGATTATTCAAATGTATATAAGACAAATACTCTTGAAAAGAATGCATAA
- a CDS encoding SCO family protein, with protein MKRYQKLIGLMVVFCLFVLAGCSSSGSKLRKPLNWDLETFQFTNQEGKPFGTKDLKGKVWVADFMFTSCQTVCPPMTANMAKLQKMAKEEKLDVQFVSFSVDPELDKPENLKAFIQKFTEDTSNWNLLTGYSLEDITKFSKDNFQSLVDKPENGQVIHGTSFFLVDQNGKVMKKYSGISNTPYEDIIRDMKRLAD; from the coding sequence ATGAAGCGTTATCAAAAGTTAATTGGTCTTATGGTTGTATTTTGTCTCTTTGTACTTGCAGGTTGTAGCAGTTCAGGGTCAAAATTACGTAAACCGTTAAACTGGGATTTAGAAACTTTCCAATTTACAAATCAAGAAGGAAAGCCGTTTGGTACAAAAGATTTAAAAGGGAAAGTCTGGGTAGCTGATTTCATGTTTACAAGCTGTCAAACGGTTTGTCCGCCAATGACTGCTAATATGGCGAAATTACAGAAAATGGCTAAGGAAGAGAAATTAGACGTTCAGTTTGTTTCGTTTAGTGTAGACCCTGAACTTGATAAACCAGAAAATTTGAAAGCATTCATTCAAAAGTTTACAGAGGATACAAGTAATTGGAACTTGTTAACAGGTTATTCACTGGAGGATATTACAAAGTTTTCAAAAGATAACTTCCAATCGCTTGTAGATAAACCAGAGAATGGGCAAGTAATACACGGTACATCATTTTTCTTAGTCGATCAAAATGGAAAAGTAATGAAAAAATATAGCGGCATTAGCAATACGCCATACGAAGATATTATACGTGATATGAAGCGATTAGCTGATTAA
- a CDS encoding lysophospholipid acyltransferase family protein, with translation MIQTFFKIFYLILIVIAITPRLWHIKRKANAMSPQEKDSVVYKTTNWFGKKMVRVTGSTVEVKGLENVPKDKPVLVVSNHQSNMDIPVLLGYLNKPIGFVSKAEIKKFPVVPTWMELMNCVFMDRSDRRQSLKAIKDGIELLKNGHSIVIFPEGTRSKGGEIGEFKAGSFHLAVKSGVAILPVTLDGTYKMFEANGNRMKPAHATVTISKPITPEEYASMDAKELTQHTKDIIASQLHK, from the coding sequence ATGATTCAAACGTTTTTTAAAATCTTTTATTTAATTTTAATCGTAATTGCGATTACACCAAGGTTGTGGCATATAAAAAGAAAAGCAAATGCGATGTCACCGCAAGAAAAAGATAGTGTTGTGTATAAAACAACAAACTGGTTTGGTAAGAAAATGGTGCGTGTAACTGGATCGACTGTAGAAGTAAAGGGACTTGAAAATGTTCCAAAAGACAAGCCGGTGCTAGTTGTAAGTAATCATCAAAGTAATATGGATATTCCTGTTTTACTAGGTTACTTAAATAAGCCAATTGGATTCGTTTCAAAAGCGGAAATTAAAAAGTTTCCGGTTGTACCAACATGGATGGAACTAATGAATTGTGTGTTTATGGACCGCAGCGATCGCCGTCAATCTCTTAAGGCAATTAAAGATGGAATTGAACTATTAAAGAATGGACATTCTATCGTAATTTTCCCTGAAGGAACGAGAAGTAAGGGTGGCGAAATTGGAGAGTTTAAAGCGGGTAGTTTTCACCTAGCAGTAAAATCTGGTGTAGCAATCTTACCTGTAACGTTAGATGGTACATATAAAATGTTTGAAGCGAATGGAAATCGTATGAAACCAGCTCATGCAACAGTAACGATTTCTAAGCCAATTACACCTGAAGAATATGCAAGTATGGATGCTAAAGAGTTAACCCAGCATACAAAAGATATTATTGCATCTCAATTACATAAGTAA
- the asnB gene encoding asparagine synthase (glutamine-hydrolyzing) yields the protein MCGFVGCLCENPREFSETEKHQFENMNTMIFHRGPDDEGYFRDEHVQFGFRRLSIIDLEAGHQPLTYENDRYVIIFNGEIYNYVELREMLLEKGATFATQSDTEVIIALYAHMKEKCVDYLRGMFAFMIWDREEKTLFGARDHFGIKPLYIAQQGDTTFFASEKKSIMHVMEDKGVNPKSLQHYFTYQYGPEPETLTIDVNKIEPGHYFVKEIGKEMEIHRYWNPYFNASSATKEEHIQAIRDVLYDSVKVHMRSDVPVGSFLSGGIDSSIIASIAREMNPNLLTFSIGFEQRGFSEVDVAKETAEKLGVKNHNVFITAQEFMDEFPKIIWHMDDPLADPAAVPLYFVAKEARKHVTVVLSGEGADELFGGYNIYREPNSLKMFSYIPSPGKSVLKALSGALKEGFKGKSFLERGCTPIEERYYGNAKIFREEEKAELMKYYDESVNYMDITKPLYNEIKDYDDVSKMQYIDMFTWLRGDILLKADKMTMANSLELRVPFLDKEVFDVASKIPTEFKIANGTTKAILREAARGIVPDHVLDRKKLGFPVPIRHWLKDEMHDWAVNIIKESKTEHLIEKQYVLNLLEAHCADKGDYSRKIWTVLAFMVWHQIYVEHKYDTNKFHEETKRAYSLV from the coding sequence ATGTGTGGTTTTGTAGGATGTTTATGTGAAAACCCTAGAGAGTTTTCAGAAACAGAAAAACATCAATTTGAAAATATGAACACGATGATTTTCCACCGCGGTCCAGATGACGAAGGATATTTTCGTGATGAACATGTACAATTTGGCTTCCGCCGTTTAAGTATCATTGACTTAGAGGCAGGACATCAGCCGCTAACTTATGAAAATGATCGATATGTAATTATTTTTAATGGTGAAATTTACAATTATGTAGAACTACGTGAAATGTTACTTGAAAAAGGTGCAACTTTTGCTACACAATCTGATACAGAAGTTATCATTGCATTGTATGCACATATGAAAGAAAAATGTGTAGACTACCTTCGTGGTATGTTCGCATTTATGATTTGGGATCGTGAAGAAAAGACACTTTTCGGTGCACGTGACCACTTCGGTATTAAGCCTTTATACATCGCACAACAAGGTGATACTACATTCTTCGCATCTGAGAAGAAAAGTATTATGCATGTAATGGAAGACAAAGGGGTAAACCCAAAGTCACTACAACACTACTTTACGTACCAATATGGTCCAGAGCCAGAAACATTAACAATTGATGTTAACAAAATTGAGCCTGGTCATTACTTCGTAAAAGAAATCGGTAAAGAGATGGAAATCCATCGCTACTGGAATCCTTATTTCAACGCTTCAAGCGCAACGAAAGAGGAGCATATCCAAGCAATTCGTGATGTATTATACGATTCTGTAAAAGTACATATGCGTAGTGATGTACCAGTAGGTTCTTTCTTATCTGGTGGTATCGATTCATCTATTATTGCTTCTATCGCAAGAGAAATGAATCCAAATCTATTAACATTCTCTATTGGTTTCGAACAACGTGGTTTCAGTGAAGTTGATGTTGCGAAAGAAACTGCTGAGAAATTAGGAGTTAAAAACCATAACGTATTCATTACAGCGCAAGAATTTATGGATGAGTTCCCAAAAATCATTTGGCATATGGATGATCCTTTAGCGGATCCAGCAGCTGTACCATTGTATTTCGTTGCGAAAGAAGCGCGTAAACACGTAACGGTTGTTCTTTCTGGTGAAGGTGCAGACGAGTTGTTTGGTGGATATAACATTTATCGTGAGCCAAACTCGTTAAAAATGTTCTCTTACATTCCTAGCCCAGGAAAGAGTGTTCTAAAGGCATTAAGTGGTGCTCTTAAAGAAGGGTTTAAAGGAAAAAGCTTCTTAGAGCGTGGATGTACGCCAATCGAAGAGCGTTACTATGGAAATGCGAAAATCTTCCGTGAAGAAGAGAAAGCTGAATTAATGAAGTATTACGATGAAAGTGTTAACTATATGGATATCACGAAACCATTGTATAACGAAATTAAAGATTATGATGATGTAAGTAAAATGCAGTACATTGATATGTTCACATGGTTACGCGGCGATATTTTATTAAAAGCTGATAAAATGACGATGGCAAATTCATTAGAACTTCGTGTACCGTTCTTAGATAAAGAAGTATTTGACGTTGCATCTAAAATTCCGACAGAATTTAAAATTGCAAACGGAACAACGAAAGCTATATTACGTGAAGCTGCTCGTGGAATTGTTCCGGATCACGTGTTAGATCGTAAAAAGCTTGGATTCCCAGTACCAATTCGTCACTGGTTAAAAGATGAAATGCACGATTGGGCTGTAAATATTATTAAAGAAAGCAAAACTGAGCATTTAATCGAAAAACAGTATGTATTAAACTTACTGGAAGCACATTGTGCAGATAAAGGCGATTATAGCCGTAAAATTTGGACTGTACTTGCGTTTATGGTATGGCATCAAATTTATGTTGAGCATAAATACGATACGAATAAGTTCCACGAAGAAACAAAGCGTGCGTATAGCTTAGTTTAA
- a CDS encoding twin-arginine translocase TatA/TatE family subunit, giving the protein MFSNIGFPGLILILVAVLILFGPKKLPEIGKALGETLKEFKKSTKELTDEAFQEKEKNK; this is encoded by the coding sequence ATGTTTTCAAATATTGGCTTTCCAGGGTTAATTTTAATTTTAGTAGCAGTGTTAATTTTATTTGGCCCAAAAAAGTTACCGGAAATTGGGAAAGCTTTAGGGGAAACGTTAAAAGAATTTAAAAAATCAACAAAAGAATTGACTGATGAGGCATTTCAAGAGAAAGAAAAAAATAAATAA
- the pbpC gene encoding penicillin-binding protein 3, whose product MRKIWGILFLCLTFMLVGCGKEEKPQEAFDTYVKAWNKQKFADMYDQLSENAKKDISKKEFTEKYEKIYSGIEVKDLKVETGEVKEDKKDEGPVPFKVSMDTVGGKITFGHEAKMVKEKDGDKESWKIDWTPDFIFPGMTKDSKVRMQTTQPKRGEIYDRNGKGLATNGKASEIGIIPEKLDETAPQTKEAVAKLLNMSVEEIDQKLAAKWVKPGYLVPIGILPEGATQNTYIDLPGVAAKPVNVRTYPLGEAAAHLTGYIGKVNAEDLKTLQKKGYQADEPVGKAGLEQVLEEQLRGKKGGRVFMEDAQGKEIKNLAKTDAVDGENVTLTIDSVVQEKTYNEMKGEAGSSAAINPKSGETIALVSSPAYNPNLIARGTSKAQREAWNNDPKKPMTNRFTQLSVPGSVFKPITGAIGLETKTIDPKEELKIEGLKWTKDSSWGNYYVTRVKDANPIDFDKAMKYSDNIYFAQEALKIGKDKFMAEAKKFGFDEKLPIEYGFPASKIANDGIKNDIQMADTGYGQGQVLMTPLHLALTYAPIVNDGKIPSPYLIKTDKQPKVWKENVISKENQDILKTALTKVINDPDGTGKIAKIDGMTLAGKTGTAELKVSKEVEGKELGWFAAFDLNSPDMVITMMIEDVKGRGGSNIPAEKVKHVFQK is encoded by the coding sequence TTGAGAAAAATATGGGGGATTCTTTTTCTTTGCTTAACATTCATGTTAGTTGGATGTGGTAAAGAAGAAAAACCACAAGAAGCGTTTGATACATATGTAAAAGCATGGAATAAACAAAAATTTGCAGATATGTACGATCAATTATCAGAAAATGCAAAAAAAGATATTTCAAAGAAAGAGTTTACTGAGAAATATGAAAAAATTTATTCTGGTATTGAAGTAAAAGACTTAAAGGTAGAAACAGGGGAAGTAAAAGAAGATAAAAAAGATGAAGGCCCTGTTCCTTTTAAAGTAAGCATGGATACAGTTGGTGGTAAAATCACTTTTGGTCATGAAGCAAAAATGGTGAAAGAAAAAGATGGAGATAAAGAATCTTGGAAAATAGATTGGACACCTGATTTCATTTTCCCTGGCATGACAAAAGATAGTAAAGTGCGTATGCAAACAACACAACCAAAACGTGGTGAAATATACGATCGTAATGGAAAAGGTCTTGCGACGAATGGGAAAGCTTCTGAGATTGGAATTATTCCAGAAAAATTAGATGAAACTGCTCCGCAAACGAAAGAAGCAGTAGCGAAGTTGTTAAATATGTCTGTAGAAGAGATTGATCAAAAACTAGCTGCGAAATGGGTAAAACCAGGGTATCTCGTACCAATTGGAATTTTGCCTGAGGGAGCAACGCAAAATACGTACATCGATTTACCAGGTGTTGCAGCAAAACCTGTAAATGTTCGTACATATCCGTTAGGGGAAGCAGCAGCGCATCTTACTGGTTATATCGGAAAAGTAAATGCTGAAGATTTAAAAACGCTTCAAAAGAAAGGCTATCAAGCCGATGAACCAGTTGGTAAGGCTGGATTAGAGCAAGTATTGGAAGAACAGCTACGCGGGAAAAAAGGTGGCCGTGTCTTCATGGAAGATGCACAGGGAAAAGAAATTAAAAATTTAGCGAAAACAGATGCTGTTGATGGAGAAAATGTAACTTTAACTATCGATAGTGTTGTTCAAGAAAAAACGTATAATGAAATGAAGGGAGAAGCTGGTTCAAGTGCGGCAATTAATCCGAAAAGTGGAGAAACAATTGCTCTTGTAAGTAGTCCAGCTTATAATCCTAATTTAATTGCACGAGGAACATCAAAAGCACAACGCGAGGCTTGGAATAATGATCCGAAAAAACCGATGACGAATCGATTTACACAATTATCGGTACCAGGTTCTGTATTTAAGCCAATTACAGGTGCAATTGGTCTTGAAACGAAAACAATCGATCCAAAAGAAGAATTGAAAATTGAAGGACTGAAATGGACGAAAGATTCTTCTTGGGGCAATTATTACGTAACACGTGTAAAAGATGCGAATCCGATTGATTTTGATAAGGCAATGAAATACTCGGATAATATTTATTTCGCACAAGAAGCTTTGAAAATTGGAAAAGATAAATTTATGGCTGAGGCGAAAAAATTCGGATTTGATGAGAAATTACCAATTGAATACGGATTCCCAGCTTCTAAAATCGCAAATGATGGCATAAAAAATGATATTCAAATGGCAGATACAGGATATGGACAAGGACAAGTCTTAATGACTCCTCTTCATTTAGCTTTAACGTATGCACCGATTGTAAATGATGGAAAGATTCCGTCACCGTATCTTATTAAAACAGATAAACAACCAAAAGTTTGGAAAGAGAACGTGATTTCTAAAGAAAATCAAGATATATTGAAAACGGCTTTAACGAAAGTAATTAACGATCCAGATGGTACTGGAAAAATTGCTAAAATTGATGGTATGACTCTTGCTGGTAAAACAGGAACAGCAGAATTAAAAGTATCAAAAGAGGTAGAAGGAAAAGAACTAGGTTGGTTTGCTGCGTTTGATTTAAATTCACCTGATATGGTCATTACAATGATGATTGAAGATGTAAAAGGTAGAGGTGGAAGTAATATTCCAGCTGAAAAAGTGAAACATGTTTTTCAAAAGTAG
- the trhA gene encoding PAQR family membrane homeostasis protein TrhA — translation MTQKIKRMTQFVKEEIANAITHGIGAILSIPALIILIIHASKHGTASAVVGFTVYGVSMFLLYLFSTLLHSIHHPKVEKLFTILDHSAIYLLIAGTYTPFLLITLRGPLGWTLLAIIWTLAIGGIIFKIFFVRRFIKTSTLCYIIMGWLIIVAIKPLYENLTGHGFSLLLIGGILYSVGAIFFLWEKLPFNHAIWHLFVLGGSTMMFFCVLFYVLPAA, via the coding sequence ATGACGCAAAAAATTAAAAGAATGACCCAATTTGTAAAAGAAGAAATTGCGAATGCAATTACCCATGGTATCGGTGCCATTTTAAGCATCCCTGCCTTAATCATATTAATTATTCATGCTTCCAAACATGGCACAGCATCTGCTGTTGTTGGCTTTACCGTTTATGGTGTAAGCATGTTCTTGCTATACTTATTTTCTACACTGTTACATAGTATCCATCATCCAAAAGTAGAAAAGTTATTTACCATTTTAGATCACTCCGCCATATATTTATTAATTGCCGGCACGTATACACCATTTCTACTCATTACACTGCGTGGTCCGCTCGGTTGGACTTTACTCGCAATTATTTGGACCCTTGCGATTGGTGGCATTATTTTCAAAATCTTCTTTGTTCGTCGCTTTATTAAAACATCAACATTATGTTATATCATTATGGGCTGGCTCATCATCGTTGCCATTAAACCCCTTTATGAAAATTTAACCGGTCACGGCTTCTCACTACTATTAATAGGAGGCATTTTGTATTCTGTCGGAGCTATATTCTTCCTTTGGGAAAAGCTTCCGTTCAATCATGCCATTTGGCATCTCTTCGTACTAGGCGGTAGTACAATGATGTTTTTCTGCGTACTGTTTTATGTCTTACCCGCAGCATAA
- a CDS encoding DegV family protein encodes MQKIKIVTDSTADLSKDIIEKYDIHVLPLSISVNGQTYLDRVDLQPDEFIEEMIKSEELPKTSQPAMGTFVEMYDKLGEDGSEVLSIHMTGGMSGTVATANSAASMTDTKVTVVDSQFITHALAYQVIEAAKMAKEECSLEDILKRIDEVRKNTRLYVVVDTLENLVKGGRIGKGKALIGSLLNIKPIASLEGGVYNPVTKVRSQGQIVKTLAKLFEEDTAGKVVKAVAIPHAKAIPLAESVKAAVEKVNGFTQSEIFYTTPVISTHTGPGAIGFMYLAE; translated from the coding sequence ATGCAAAAAATTAAAATTGTAACAGATTCAACGGCAGATTTATCAAAAGATATAATTGAGAAGTATGATATTCATGTTTTACCATTATCTATTTCTGTAAATGGACAAACATACTTAGATCGTGTAGATTTGCAACCGGATGAATTTATTGAAGAAATGATTAAATCAGAAGAATTACCAAAAACATCACAACCGGCTATGGGTACATTTGTAGAAATGTATGACAAGCTAGGCGAAGATGGAAGTGAAGTACTTTCCATTCATATGACAGGTGGAATGAGCGGTACTGTCGCAACAGCGAATAGCGCTGCATCAATGACAGATACAAAAGTAACAGTTGTTGATTCTCAATTTATTACACATGCTTTAGCATATCAAGTAATTGAAGCGGCAAAAATGGCAAAAGAAGAATGCTCACTAGAAGATATTTTAAAACGTATTGATGAAGTAAGAAAGAATACTCGTTTATATGTTGTCGTAGATACATTAGAAAACTTAGTAAAAGGTGGACGCATCGGTAAAGGTAAGGCACTTATTGGTTCTTTACTTAATATTAAACCAATTGCAAGTTTAGAAGGCGGCGTATATAATCCGGTAACGAAAGTACGTAGCCAAGGGCAGATTGTAAAAACGTTGGCTAAACTATTCGAGGAAGATACTGCTGGAAAAGTGGTGAAAGCTGTTGCGATTCCACATGCTAAAGCAATTCCTTTAGCAGAAAGTGTAAAAGCTGCTGTTGAAAAAGTGAATGGATTCACTCAATCAGAGATTTTCTATACAACACCAGTTATCAGTACTCATACAGGACCAGGAGCAATTGGTTTTATGTATTTAGCAGAGTAA
- a CDS encoding MBL fold metallo-hydrolase — translation MAKRYENMDNASTKKSIRSFLRWRKERKQNKKDFSFLVEQSPVKQSKFLLNNFEKTTVTWIGHSTFLIQTNGLNILTDPVWANKLKLVPRLTEPGLTIKELPKIDIVLISHGHYDHLDFSSLRQLNDDALYLVPIGLKKLFTRKKFTNVEEYNWWESTTIDEVSFHFVPAQHWTRRTLFDMNTSHWGGWIIDNMTSSETIYFCGDSGYFQGFKEIGKRFSIDIALMPIGAYEPEWFMKVSHVSPEEAVQAYLDIKATHFIPMHYGTFALADETPREAVTRLRNNWNLRMLPWEQLHVLFLGQTFTYSPIVPVKEPVKITETSHV, via the coding sequence ATGGCAAAGCGCTATGAAAATATGGATAATGCAAGTACAAAAAAATCAATTCGCTCCTTCTTACGTTGGCGTAAAGAGAGAAAGCAAAACAAAAAAGACTTTTCTTTTCTAGTAGAACAATCACCTGTTAAACAAAGTAAATTTCTACTAAATAACTTTGAAAAAACGACTGTCACATGGATTGGTCATTCAACTTTTCTCATTCAAACGAACGGCTTAAATATTTTAACAGATCCAGTATGGGCAAATAAATTAAAGTTAGTTCCACGACTTACTGAGCCAGGGCTCACTATAAAAGAACTACCTAAAATCGATATCGTTCTTATTTCACACGGTCATTACGATCATTTAGACTTTTCATCTCTTCGTCAACTAAATGATGATGCCTTATACCTTGTTCCTATTGGGCTAAAAAAATTATTTACTCGTAAAAAATTCACCAATGTAGAAGAATACAACTGGTGGGAAAGTACAACAATTGATGAAGTCTCTTTTCACTTCGTACCTGCCCAGCACTGGACGAGAAGAACATTATTTGATATGAACACCTCTCACTGGGGAGGGTGGATCATTGATAATATGACTTCTTCAGAAACCATTTATTTTTGTGGTGATAGTGGTTATTTCCAAGGATTTAAAGAGATCGGCAAACGTTTTTCAATCGATATTGCACTTATGCCAATTGGTGCCTATGAACCAGAATGGTTTATGAAAGTGTCTCACGTTTCACCAGAAGAAGCTGTGCAAGCCTATCTAGATATAAAAGCTACACATTTCATTCCCATGCACTACGGTACTTTTGCTTTAGCAGATGAAACACCAAGGGAAGCAGTAACACGACTACGAAATAACTGGAATTTACGAATGCTACCGTGGGAACAGCTACATGTTCTCTTTTTAGGTCAAACTTTCACTTATAGCCCTATTGTCCCCGTTAAAGAACCAGTAAAAATCACAGAAACTTCTCATGTATAA
- a CDS encoding FMN-dependent NADH-azoreductase, producing the protein MTKVLFITANPNSAEGSFGMAVGEAFIEAYKNEHPQDEVVTIDLFNTTVPAIDADVFAAWGKFAAGEGFETLSENQQQKVAAMNNNLETFMHADRYVFVTPMWNFSYPAVVKAYLDNLSIAGKTFKYTENGPVGLLEGKKALHIQATGGVYSEGAYASMDFGRNHLNAVLGFMGVSDTEYIAVEGMNANPEKAQDIKEAAIVNARELAKRF; encoded by the coding sequence ATGACAAAAGTACTATTTATTACAGCAAATCCAAATTCAGCAGAAGGTTCTTTCGGTATGGCAGTAGGGGAAGCTTTCATCGAAGCATATAAAAACGAACATCCACAAGACGAAGTTGTAACAATTGATTTATTCAATACAACTGTACCAGCAATCGATGCAGACGTATTCGCTGCTTGGGGTAAATTTGCAGCAGGCGAAGGATTCGAAACTTTAAGTGAAAATCAGCAACAAAAAGTTGCAGCAATGAACAATAACTTAGAAACATTTATGCATGCAGATCGTTATGTATTCGTGACTCCAATGTGGAACTTCAGCTACCCAGCAGTAGTGAAAGCATACTTAGATAACTTATCAATCGCAGGTAAAACATTCAAATATACTGAAAATGGTCCAGTTGGCTTACTAGAAGGCAAAAAAGCACTTCATATTCAAGCTACAGGCGGCGTTTACTCTGAAGGAGCATACGCATCTATGGACTTCGGTCGCAATCACTTAAATGCGGTATTAGGATTCATGGGTGTATCAGACACTGAATATATTGCAGTTGAAGGAATGAATGCAAATCCTGAAAAAGCACAAGACATTAAAGAAGCAGCGATTGTAAATGCACGCGAATTAGCAAAACGTTTCTAA
- a CDS encoding Hsp20/alpha crystallin family protein, producing the protein MSEEKKDSSRPPVRNYLKQIDDFFEQTPLRGVIADLNHFFQKGNRLLTFPVDLYEVGDELVVTAELPGIQKEQIQIEIQSEYLKVSVKEDILEETEEEQTSHNYYRRERSISEASRIIKLPYLINKKATKASYQNGVLEIRAPKLPQQHDILSID; encoded by the coding sequence ATGAGTGAAGAAAAAAAAGATTCTTCTCGCCCACCGGTTCGTAATTATTTAAAACAAATTGATGATTTTTTCGAACAAACACCTCTTCGTGGCGTAATTGCTGATTTAAATCATTTTTTCCAAAAAGGAAACCGTTTATTAACATTCCCAGTAGATTTATACGAAGTTGGTGACGAACTCGTCGTTACAGCCGAACTACCAGGTATACAAAAAGAACAAATTCAAATTGAAATACAAAGCGAATACTTAAAAGTCTCTGTAAAAGAAGATATACTTGAAGAGACGGAAGAAGAACAGACATCTCATAACTATTATCGCCGGGAACGTTCCATTTCAGAAGCGTCAAGAATTATTAAGTTACCATATTTAATTAATAAAAAAGCAACGAAAGCTTCTTATCAAAACGGTGTATTAGAAATTCGCGCACCGAAATTACCACAACAGCATGACATATTATCCATAGACTGA
- a CDS encoding dihydrofolate reductase: protein MIVSFMVAMDENRVIGKDNNLPWRLPSELQYVKKTTMGHPLIMGRKNYEAIGRPLPGRRNIIVTRNEGYHVEGCEVAHTVEEVFELCKNEEEIFIFGGAQIYDLFLPYVDKLYITKIHHAFEGDTFFPEMDMTNWKEIFVEKGLTDEKNPYTYYYHVYEKQQ from the coding sequence ATGATTGTTTCATTTATGGTCGCAATGGACGAGAATAGAGTAATTGGTAAAGATAATAACTTACCTTGGCGTTTACCGAGTGAATTACAGTATGTAAAGAAAACGACGATGGGTCACCCACTTATTATGGGGAGAAAGAACTATGAAGCAATTGGTAGACCATTGCCTGGAAGACGTAATATTATTGTAACTCGTAATGAAGGGTATCATGTAGAAGGCTGCGAAGTAGCTCATACTGTAGAAGAAGTGTTTGAACTATGTAAAAATGAAGAAGAGATTTTTATTTTTGGCGGAGCGCAAATTTATGATCTCTTTTTACCTTATGTAGACAAGTTATATATAACAAAAATCCACCACGCATTTGAAGGGGACACATTCTTCCCAGAAATGGATATGACAAATTGGAAAGAGATTTTTGTAGAAAAAGGTTTAACGGATGAAAAAAATCCGTATACGTATTATTACCATGTATACGAGAAACAACAATAA
- the tatC gene encoding twin-arginine translocase subunit TatC: MEDREMSVVEHIVELRKRVIYTVLSFVLFLIIGFTFTKDIYFWLVKDLPMKLTVLGPSDVLWIFFSIATVFAIVCTIPFAAIQIWLFVKPGLHPNEQKMTLMYIPVLSILFIAGLSFGYFIVMPFLFHFLTTIGNEMFNTMFTTEKYFHFVLNLTVPFAVIFELPVVVMFLTSIGLLTAEFLQKIRRYAYVVLIIIASCISPPDFLSHSLVAVPLICIYEISIALSKIVSKRKQKREEIQSKSASL, encoded by the coding sequence ATGGAAGATCGGGAAATGAGCGTAGTAGAACATATTGTTGAGCTTCGCAAACGAGTAATATATACAGTATTATCCTTTGTATTATTTTTAATTATTGGATTTACTTTTACGAAGGATATTTATTTTTGGCTTGTAAAAGATTTACCAATGAAATTAACTGTTCTCGGTCCAAGTGATGTGTTGTGGATTTTTTTCTCGATTGCTACAGTATTTGCTATCGTTTGTACAATTCCTTTTGCTGCGATACAAATTTGGTTATTTGTAAAACCAGGTTTACATCCCAATGAACAAAAAATGACATTAATGTATATACCGGTATTGTCTATATTATTTATAGCAGGCCTATCTTTCGGTTATTTTATCGTCATGCCATTTTTATTTCATTTCCTAACTACAATTGGTAATGAGATGTTTAATACGATGTTTACAACGGAAAAATATTTTCATTTCGTATTAAATTTAACAGTTCCGTTTGCTGTTATATTTGAATTACCTGTAGTTGTTATGTTTTTAACGAGTATAGGTCTTCTAACGGCAGAATTTCTTCAGAAAATAAGAAGATATGCTTATGTCGTGTTGATTATAATTGCATCATGTATATCGCCGCCAGATTTTTTATCACATAGTTTAGTAGCGGTACCGCTTATTTGTATTTATGAAATCAGTATCGCTTTATCAAAGATAGTTAGTAAACGAAAACAGAAAAGAGAAGAAATACAGTCGAAAAGTGCCTCGTTATAA